Within Brachyspira suanatina, the genomic segment ACTCTCTATATATTGAAGGAGAAAGCGGAACAGGTAAAACTACAATGCTTAAAATGTTATGGCAGATATATGCTATTAATGATATCAAGCCATTGTATATGAGAGCATCTATTTTTGAAGATATGCATAAAAATTTATTCAATAAAAATGCTCAGGACAGAGATTTGAAATCAAGTATAGATGCCAAAATAGATAATATAAAATTTGCAGATATTATTATGATAGATGATATTGACAGCGTAGGTTTTCGTTATGCGGCTGAAGGCTATTATAAACTATTTGATAAAATCAGAGAATTAGAAAAAACAGTGATAC encodes:
- a CDS encoding DnaA ATPase domain-containing protein — its product is SLYIEGESGTGKTTMLKMLWQIYAINDIKPLYMRASIFEDMHKNLFNKNAQDRDLKSSIDAKIDNIKFADIIMIDDIDSVGFRYAAEGYYKLFDKIRELEKTVILTSNKSYDDLLKGLNKKIDAEYIKGRLTSRLINLKVVDIEMQKSKELITA